From the genome of Mustela erminea isolate mMusErm1 chromosome 3, mMusErm1.Pri, whole genome shotgun sequence:
ACCCAGATAAGCACTCTAAACTTCCTGAGATACTTTTGTCACAACCATAAAAAATCCATATAGTCTAAATCATTCAGGTATTAGTGAAATTTCTATGACTGAAAGtgcttattttgaaaagattactATAAAAGGTGACAGATTTAACTCAAAAGTATCCCAAAACTttgctattacaaaaaaaaaaaaaactttaccaaTTGATGCAGAAGGATAAACTGAAAAACATGTATTTGAATATAACAAAGTATTAATGTCtttaatatgtaaagaactcttaaaaaaatcaatgcaaaaattTAACAACTccaacaaaaactggaaataagatGATTCACAATCcctaacagggaaaaaaaagttgcccaataagcacatgaaaagattcatCTCAAGAGTAaaccaaaaaatataattaaaataaaatttcatgtcCCTGAGATAGTGAttatattttgtatgtgtatattacatgcaatataatacatgttaatacttatattataaatactatataatatacatataaatcatatatgtcacatgtatattatataatcatatacacaaatattacaaatatgtatatatgtacattatGTGTAACATAATACATGTAATatgtgtaatataatatatataatatattctgtgtgtgtatatgtaaataatttttttttttttaagaacagttaaATGGGCAGTGTGTCAGTCAGATTTCTAGCAAGAAAAAGCATACCAAAAAGACTTTTACAAAAGGTATGGCCAGAGGTTACAAAgaccaagagagaaaaacaccCCCACAATAGGAATAGCGGGAGCCATTGTCACATCTAGGCTCTCAGGAGCAAGGGAAGTGAGCAGTTGCTAAAATCTCCAGAAAAGAAGGAGGACTATGCAACATAGGCCAAATGAAAGGACCCATGGCCATTATTCCACAACCATTAGCAATTcagcaaaaagaaagagaggagattAAGCCCTTCacttcatttcctccttcccactgATCTCCAGTGGGTGCTTACCTTTGGTTGGACTCAGAGGCCAGAGGCGACAGGACATCCACACAAGTCAGACTTCTGGGGAAAAagctgtggttaaaaaaaaaagaggacagcaGACCTAGACAAGCAAACATCCCATAACCTGCACATGCATGAACCTGCAGGAAAGGGTGGGGGATTGGTGTAGTTTTCAAAACCTTTCACAAAGGTGATGTGATAATGTACATTAAGAGCCtcaaaaatagggacgcctgggtggctccgtgggttaaacgtctgccttcagttcaggtcatgatctcagggtcctgggatcaagacctgcaccaggctctctgctcagcaaggagcctgtttccccctctctctctctgcccgcctttctgcctacttgtgatctctctctgtcaaataaataaataaaatctttaataaaaaaaaaaagagcctcaaaAATATTATTCTCTTGGGCCTAGTGTTTCTATTTCtaggatttttccccccaaggaaAGAATGTATACAAAAATCTCTATACAATTACATTTActagagatttattataaaatatttgaaatgatatttcaacattaaataaaaaacaacctcattaaatattttgcatGTTCTATAGATATTATCTAATGACATGGAAAACATTCCAAAATCGAACtttaaaaggcaagaaacaaaacTTTCTACACAATATGAGTAGACTGTAGATGGGAGTTTTGACTACTCACTCACGTATTTTCAGCATCTTAAAATAGTACCTAGCCAGTACAgctagggggctcagtcagttgagcatctgcctttggctcagaggtcatgatcccaaggtcctgtgatggagtaccacattgagctccttgcttggtggggagcctgcttctccctctgcctgttgctccccctgtttgtgttctctctctctctgacaaataaataaatcaataatattaaaaaaaaaatagtccctaGCCTACAGTATATGctatatgcaaatataaatgcATAGGGAAAACCGAAAGAACCtatttcaaaatgttaacagtgccTCTTTCTGGACAGCAGAGTCGAgggtgacatttatttatttatttatttatttatttttaaaaagattttatttatttatttgacagacagagatcacaattacgcagagaggcaggcagagagagaggaggaagcaggctccccgctgagcagagagcatgccgtggggctcaatcccaggactctgggatcatgacctgagctgaaggcagaggcttaacccactgagccaaccaggtgccccgagggTGACATTTAATTGTTACCTTAtgcttttattgtttaaattGTCTCTTTTCAAGGTCAGAAAAAggtcacttaaaaaattattttctaatttttaaaacatcattataAAGACCTTGTAAAAATCTCCAGGACCTTGTCAGCCCTGCTCTGTTTCATCCCTTTAAGGCCATAGCACCATCATTGGGAAATTCCCTCGGGAAGTCCACAGATGAAGATtaaaagctcagaaaaaaaataaataaataaaacaaaaaatccactTCATTCTTCCACTGGCATTGGGAGCAAcagtaaaaagatttttactcTTTTGGTAATACTAATTTCATGTTTCCTAGGGCTGCATGAAGTCATCTTTTGTGATGATAAGAGTCTTAGCCTAGAGtcttttttctgtgaaaaagtgTAATAGTTCACAAAGATGGGGTGAACTACCTTTTAGAGCAGTTAAGGACTGTAATGGAACCATCATCAACACTTTCAAGGATAAAGATTAAGAATTCTAAGGGTCATGAAAACCAAGCACACGTTCTTCATATCACAGATTTGGGAAATGAAGTTCAGGAGCATTTAGCAATTTGCCCTGTTCTCATGGTGCAAACAGGACAAGAAGTTCAGTCGGCTGAGTGCCTGTtgagtatattattatttttggaacagaaaaatgaGTTTCAAATAAACAATTCAAAGCCCCCACTCTGCCAATCTGATTGAAACCATGTGATTATTTCACTGTAGAAAAACTGATTTGAAGTgtccatttaaaattatttttgttctatgAATATGCCCTAATTCAGATAAACTCATGTATGTTTTTTAGACTGCCCATTTCAAACTGTTCTTGGGAGCTTTGGGTTTCCTTGAAGGACCTGACAGGTCAACTGGGAGGTGCATCAATCTAGATCCAACCAGGAGACAGAAAACAATGATTTAAATAGGGGAGGTTTTACCTATTAAACTATGATTATAGAGTAAAGGTAAGATGCAAAAAGAATGCTGAAGGGTACTCTATTAGTGAGACAGAGTATCCAAGAAAAGGAAACCTAGAAAGGAGATTCTGTCTCCAAGGCTGAAGATCAGACCTCATTGGAGGAGGCATGGCTGCAGCCCACAAGATGGCAAAGTTCATTGGAAGAGCCAGCTCATAACTGGACCTTAGTCACTGGACCAGCAGGGAAAAGCATGGAATATAGGAGAGCTACAGCTGGTAGTGAATACATAGCTGAATAAAGAGGTAGCTGCTAAACCTGTAAGAGAACCTCTTTCTTCCTACAATGTCCATCCAAATCCTTCTACTGAGCTATCTCCATATTGTATTCACTTTATAGAACAGTTTAAAGGAATTCTATCCATTTTTGCAATGCCCTACAAAATTTATTCAGAAGCCAAAAAGTGCTGAAAGACATTATAAAGGAAAAGAcacaataacaaaagaaaattattttagattttaaaaaaatgaaatgttaatggTATTTGTAAATTCTTACTATAGAACAGCCTGGGctagaggagggaagaaggcaaCAAGAGGGCTCCAAACAAAGTGCAACtaacaaatcctttaaaaaaaaaaaaaagtactgtcaTGTGATAAATAAGTTAACTATTTGAATGGAGTTGATAATTTCATAGAAATCAAGccagtggaaaagaagaaattatgttTGAGCTtacataagaagaaaataatcattttctggTCCTTGGTTCAATACCAAAAGTTATTTATGTAGTCATAGTAAACACTGTCTTCAGTAAGGTCTATGTTACAATTCCACCCACTAtgggggtgagagagagacagatattaGGAGATAAACTACATCAAATCAACCAAACTAAAGATTCATTATATAAtgccaaaaatagaaaagaaagatcaacagttggttaagatttttctttgtctcagaaatatggaaacaaataCCAAATGCCCTAAGAAATGGGTCCAGAGTTTCAAATGTTTCTGGGGGTGGAATTACAGATACAAAAGGCAAGTGCTAGTTTTCACTgcaattatttcagttttattgtatttttcaattatGCACAAGTTTTAATTTGATGAGAACTAACCAACCCTTGTATATAACATAATATCTACAATGCAAGTGTCATAGGATAAACAtaggaagaaaatattctaaaatattaacagtgatgACCTTGGCTAGAAAAATTCTACATGACTATCTATGGtgtctttatattttcaattttccaaAAGTTTCTAAAATGAGTATCAAGAGAAAAGGTATATAATGGATAGGGTAAACATAGGGTTAAGTGAAGTCATTAGAtttaggagaaaggaaggaaggaaggaaggaatgaacaaatgaatgaacaaacaaggaaggagggaaggaagaaagggagggagggaaggaaggaagagagaaagaaagctaaaGACAAAATGAATGCAGAAATATTGGGTAATCAGGGAACCAATTTTATTAAGTCACCAATGTGAGTCTAGCaatggaaataaacaaataaaagctaaaacacTGCCCATTTCGAGGCCCTTAAaatcaaatggaagaaaaataaatgtaggaaataaaagatattagattttaataaaagatattagattttaacaaattttaaaaaaacaaaataattaaaaattttagttgACAGGAAGTATTAAGAGCTGATACTCAAAATCgcttgaaaatgaaagaataattccTTCTCTTACTCCTGCTCCTACGATCAAAGGTAATTGTTGTAAATAGCTCTCACATAAAATTATGAAGATTACTGTCAACTCCACAAGGGTACTATGTAATTTACAAAATGCAATATATAATAGTACTTTTCCCTAcagattaatctttttttttttactgtccaAACTTGTTTTTTATTGATATAGTTGAACTTTACAACAGTGTCATAAAATACTATAAACAGAGCTTTCagatagagagggaaaaaaaggcaaatttaaatatattaaccaGATTAAAGCATGCAAAAGATCCAATGATaaacacattaaataataatatgctaATGGTATATAATTTACCCACTATAGGTTCTTTGTATTCCATcacaaaaatattagtaaacatCAACTTGAAATTTGGTGAATGGACTTGATtcctgatttatatatataatataccctTTGCATGTATATACTTAACTTTACTGGTTGTGTTATAGTATTTAGAGAAGTTTGGTTTTGGTATATATTTACTACCCACAATGCAGTAAATAATGATGGGAAATGCATTCTTCTAATTTGCTCTGTGAACTTAGAAAGCACTAAAGAATTAACAACATGGGTCACTGAGGGACCAAAATTCCTTTCTATTCACATTAACTTTTCGCATGAAAAGTTTCAAATATaactctaataaaaaaatagagttttcaaGGCAAACTTTTCAGCATAATTTACAGAAGCAGATTTGAATAGAAGACTCGATAACCAAACTAATACTAAAAAATACAATTAGCTAGGAATTACCTCCCTTTTCTACCTTGATATTAAAATATAGTGGCCTTAGCAAGAGGCTGAAATGCCATTAGGAGTCCCATAAGCATGAGGGACAACCCAAAGAGATAGACAATGTCTCTTTCACAAATTCTAACATGTTCGGATTTAAATGAAAGGGGTTGAAAGGGGGTTAtgttaatgctttttatttgttttccattataACTCTGAGTGGGTATGAAATACTTGAGAAATTTTAGAAAGTAATTCTGTAGAACTAGTGTGGCCATTACCAGGATGATCACACTGAATTTTAGGAAAGGAGTTGAAATGGTTCCCACAAAGTACTACTGCCCCTTTAACAAGTAGATGAGTCCATTGTGGAGAGAGTCAAGATGCTCCTGTCGTTGGTATAGAAAGGGTCTGATGCACTCCAAGATCTGCTGACATGGGTTGGACTACATCTTCCTACTACTCGTTCCAGCATTCTTCCAACAGATGCGCacgctgtttctccctctgagaaACAGCACATGGAGTCCAAGCACTTGATACCTGAATTTGTTTCATTAAGCTGTGCCTTTTCAGTATTTGTAGGATGGAGCTGTCGATCAAATACTTTCTTCACCATATCAAGAAATAGACACGTAACAACCATGAGTATTATGGCAAACCAAGCAGAACCACTTGATAGGAGTTGAATAAATACAAAGTACATATTCTGGGAGCCCAAAAATGGCCAGAGAATCCCTccataaaacaaagagaatataaaatagaatataatagaTCCCCAGGTAACAAGATGGTTGATCCAGGTCCAAAAATGAGTTTCCAAAGCCATCTTTACTGTGACTGTAATAACCATGACTGTGAAAACCAAGGTGCCAAATGTCCAGTTTCCAAACATCTAGCCATTTCCAAGCAGAGATATatcttttcctattaaaaaataggatccaaaaaagaaaataaaggcatgACTGAAACCCAGGATGGTCcaataaagaaatgttttaatgcTTAGTTGACGGTTTTTACTAATGTCTCGATAGAGGGTGGGCTTGCTCTGTAATACATGAGGATCTATATGCTGTTCCAATAGACTATTTATCAGAATAGGTAGGGAagtaaaacaaatattgtataaaGTCAGGTACACGCTGTCATATAGTGTTTGTTGAGAAAACAAACAGTAGAACTGATATAAAAATTGGGGTGTGATAAAGCACacattcttataaaaaaaatactgtacaaGGGTAGCTAttctaatataataaaaatgaccaTGAACAAAAAGCAATTTGGAGAGGAATTTAAATCTAGCTATTGCATAGTCACTATTTCTTGCAGCTTGTCTTCCTTCTTTACCCATGATTCCTATGCCGACATGTGCTTCTTGTATCATGCTTACATCATTAGCACCATCACCAACAGCCAATGTTATAGGTTTCTCAGGTGAGatttttatcagtcttattaCCTTTGCTTTTTGCAGTCGTGCCATACGACAGCATAATACAGCTGAACAATTTCTGCAAACTTCCATAAATAGTTTTTCATGCTCCCTGAGTGCAAGAGACAGACTGGTCCCATCCACCACCAGCCCGTGCTGAATCACATGATCCTCTTTAATTCTTCTGGCAAGCTGCCTCAATTGTTCAGCACATTCGCCATCTGATTTCTGGTTTACAAGTTCAAGGATGTTCATGGTTCTGTGAAAATGTCCACATGATAAACTCACACTAACAGCTGTTTCATGTTTATCACCAGTTAGTACCCATACTTTGATACCAGCTATTCTCAATGCTACAATAGTTTCTCGAACTCTATCTTCTAGCCTGTCTTCCACTGCTGTAGCTCCAAGTAGTATCAGGTCTTTCTCTATGAACTGGAAGACATGTGCCAATTTCTCTTCCCGTTGTTGCAAGGCAGTCCTGGCTTCAAACAGACGTCTATCTATTTCTTCATACTCTTTAGATGTCAAATGCCTACAGATTAATCTTGTGGATTCTCAGGACatctgcttatcttttttttttttttttggacatctGCTTATCTTTATCTGATGATCTTTCAGTCTTTTATGGCATTTACCACTTGCTTGAATTGGTTTCAAATATCAAGTCAAATATCAAATCTCTGTCATATCTGCCTTTATTTCAGATGTGAATTAACCACCATGCTAATTAAGTTTACATGTCAGAGCCTCTTCCTTGCCTGGGTCCCTCCACACAACACACTCTACATGCTTTTGCAGGATTTGCAAAAGGACACTTGAAGGAAGCTGGTTAAGACTGTGGGCTCTTCCCACTCCTTATCACCCACCAACACACTTCTCAAATATAAGATACATGTGGAGTAGCTATGAAGTTGCTGATCTGGGGACAACAGAGTTTGATTTAATTAGGTCTATGAATGTTAACTGCAGTCATGTCTATGTTTGGTTTAGTTGTCCCCATCCATCCTGGGGTAGGTATGGGTTCCAGGAAATTCTCACAACCTATGGTATTAACTACCTTCATTATTAACTCACAAAGGTGCAGAGCACAGATTTTGTGGAACAATTAACTTGTCCTACTGAGGttaacactaaataaataaaggtaatggaagaaaacaaaaagccttgAAATATAAAGCACGAGAAGATAGCCTGTGGAAAAGTCCTCCAAATgctatatttcattaaaaaaaaaaaaagaaaacttttgaaataaCTATCCTCCATATTTGATAGCAATAGTACaacatttatctgatatgataaTAGTAAGCtttaaaactaaaaggaaattttaaattaccaataatataaaaaaacaaatttcaaccAAAAGGCTGAATTATCCCTATACTTTCAGTAGAGAATCATAGTAAATCATAGTCATGAAATGGGAATCAAATTTTGTagccaaaaataaatagaaaggaaatagtATAAAGTTGTAtcagctaattaattaatttaaatgcaattattttcttctgggttttataattttactaatttgaaggttttttttaattttttaattttttataaacatataatatattatccccaggggtacaggtctgtgaatcaccctgtttacacacttcacagcactcaccaaagcacataccctccccaatgtccataatcccaccccccttttctcaaagcctctccccccagcaaccctcagtttgttttgtgagattaagagtcacttatggattTTCTCCCTcctagtcccatcttgtttcatttattcttctacccccttaagcccccatgttgcatcaccacttcctcatatcagggagatcatatgatagtcgtctttctccgcttgacttatttcgctaagcatgatacgctctagttccatccacgttgtcgcaaatggcaagatttcatttcttttgatggctgcatagtattccattatgtatatatacaccacatcttctttatccattcatctgttgatggacatttaggttctttccatagtttggctactgtggacattgctgctatagacaatagggtgcacgtgccccttcggatcactacgtttgtatctttagggtaaatacccagtagtgctattgttgggtcatagggtagttctattttcaacattttgaggaacctccatgttgttttccagagaggttacaccagcttgcattcccactaacagtgtaggagggttcccctttctccgcatcatcgccagcatctgtcatttcctgacttgttaattttagccacactgactggtgtgaggacatatctcattgtggttttgatttgtatttccctgatgccgagggatatggagcactttttcatgtgtctgttggacatctggatgtcttctttgcagaaatgtctgttcatgtcctctgcccatttcttgattggattatttgttctttgggtgttgagtttgctaagttctttatagattttggacactagtcctttatctgatatgtcgtttgcaaatatcttctcccattctgtcagttgtcttttggttttgttaactgtttcctttgctgtgcaaaagcttttgatcttgataaaagcccaatagttcatttttgcccttgcttcccttgcctttggcaatgttcctaggaagatgttgctgcggttgaggttgaagaggttgctgcctgtgttctcctcaaggattttgatggagtcctttctcacattgaggtccttcatccattctgagtctattttcatgtgtggtgtaaggaaatggttcaatttcatttttctgcatgtggctgtccaattttcccaacaccatttattgaagaggctgtcctttttccattggacattctttcctgctttgtcgaaaattagttgaccatagagttgagggtctatttctgggctttctattctgttccattgatctatgtgtctgtttttgtgccagtaccatgctgtcttgatgatgacagctttgtaatagagcttgaagtccggaattgtgatgccaccaacattggctttctttttcaatattcctttggctattcaaggtcttttctggttccatataaattttaggattatttgttctatatCTTTGAAagagatggatggtactttgataggaattgcattaaatgtgtagattgctttaggtagcatagacattttcacaatatttgttcttccaatccaggagcatggtacatttttccatttttttgtgtcttcctcaattccttgaatgagtactttatagttttctgagtatagattcttagcctctttggttaggtttattcctaggtatcttatggtttggggtgcaattgtaaattagattgactccttaatttctctttcttctgtctggttgttggtgtagagaaatgcaactgatttttgtgcactgattttatatcctgatactttactgaattcctgtacaagttctagcagttttggagtggagtcttttgggttttccacatatagtatcatgtcatctgcgaagagtgatagttttacttcttctttgccgatttggatgcctttaatttccttttgttgtttgattgctgaggctaggacttctagtactatgttgaatagcagtggtgaaaatGGCCATccatgccatgttcctgaccttagcggaaaagctttcagtttttctccattgagaatgatatttgcggtgggtttttcatatatggctttgataatattgaggtatgtgccctctacccctacactttgaagagttttgatcaggaagggatgctgtactttgtcaaatgctttttcagcatctattgagagtatcatatgattcttgttctttcttttattgatgtgttgtatcacatggattgatttgcggatgttaaaccaaccttgcacccctggaagaaatcccacttggtcgaggtgaacaatccttttaatgtactgttgagtcctattggctagtattttggtgagaattttcgcatctgtgttcaacaaggatattggtctatagctctcttttttgatgggatccttgtctggttttgggatcaaggtgatgctggcctcatcaaatgagtttggaagttttccttccatttctattttttggaacagtttcaggagaataagaattagttcttctttatatgtttggtagaattcccccgggaagccactggccctgggctttcatttgtttggagatttttaatgactgtttcaatctccttactggttatgcgtctgttcaggttttgtatttcttcctggttcagttgtggtagtttatatgtctctaggaatgcatccatttcttccagattgtcaaatttgttggcgtagagttgctcatagtatgttcttataattgtttgtatttctttggtgttggttgtgatctctcctgtttcattcatgattttatttatttgggtcctttttcttttctttttgataagtctggccaagggtttatccattttattaactctttcaaagaaccagttcctagtgttgttgatttattctattgtttttttggtttctatttcatcgatttctgctctgatctttatgatttctcttctcctgctgggtttagggtttctttcttgttctttctccagctcctttaggtgtagggttagattatgtacctgagacctttcttgtttcctgagaaaggcttgtacctctatatattttcctctcaggactgcctttgtgtgtcccacagattttataccgctgtgttttcattatcatttgtttccatgctttttttcaattcttctttaatttcctggttgacccattcattctttagaaggatgctgtttagtctccatgtatttgggttctttccaaacctcctcttgtggttgagttctagcttcagagcattgtggtctgaaaatatgcagggaatgatcccaatcttttgatacctgttgagacctgatttaggaccgaggatgtgatctattctggagaacgttccatgtgcacttgagaagaatgtgtattctgttgctttgggatgaaatgttctgaatatatctgtgatgtccatctggtccagtgtgtcatttaaggcctttatttccttgttgatcttttgcttagatgagctgtccatttcagtgagggaagtgttaaagtcccctagtattactgtattattgttgatgtgtttctttgattttgttattaattggtttatatagttggctgctcccacattgggggcatagacatttaaaattgttagatcttcttgttggacagaccctttgagtatgatacagtgtccttcctcatctcttattatagtttttggcttaaaatctaattgatctgatataaggattgccactcctgttttcttcagatgtccattagcatggtaaattgttttccaccccctcactttaaatctcgAGGTGTTtgggcttaaaatgtgtttcttgtatgcaacatatagatgggttttgtttttttatccattctgataccctgtgtcttttgattgggggcatatAGCCCATTAAGATTCAGGGT
Proteins encoded in this window:
- the LOC116585972 gene encoding LOW QUALITY PROTEIN: probable phospholipid-transporting ATPase IF (The sequence of the model RefSeq protein was modified relative to this genomic sequence to represent the inferred CDS: substituted 1 base at 1 genomic stop codon), whose product is MNILELVNQKSDGECAEQLRQLARRIKEDHVIQHGLVVDGTSLSLALREHEKLFMEVCRNCSAVLCCRMARLQKAKVIRLIKISPEKPITLAVGDGANDVSMIQEAHVGIGIMGKEGRQAARNSDYAIARFKFLSKLLFVHGHFYYIRIATLVQYFFYKNVCFITPQFLYQFYCLFSQQTLYDSVYLTLYNICFTSLPILINSLLEQHIDPHVLQSKPTLYRDISKNRQLSIKTFLYWTILGFSHAFIFFFGSYFLIGKDISLLGNGXMFGNWTFGTLVFTVMVITVTVKMALETHFWTWINHLVTWGSIIFYFIFSLFYGGILWPFLGSQNMYFVFIQLLSSGSAWFAIILMVVTCLFLDMVKKVFDRQLHPTNTEKAQLNETNSGIKCLDSMCCFSEGETACASVGRMLERVVGRCSPTHVSRSWSASDPFYTNDRSILTLSTMDSSTC